Part of the Desulfolutivibrio sulfoxidireducens genome is shown below.
GGAGAACTGAGACCAGGCTGCCGTTGTTGCGTCAGGCGGCTGCGGGCCAGGGGGATCTTGTGTCGCAGGCTGATGGATCTGGGTTTTTATCCCGGGGTGCATATCAAGGTGCTGCGCAATGCGCCCTTGCGGGATCCGGTGGAACTTGAAATCGACGGGTATTTTTTGAGCATTCGCCGTAGCGAGGCCCATGAGGTGGAGGTCGAGTCGCATGAAGCGTAAGGCCCTGGTGGCCCTGGCCGGACAGCCCAACTGCGGCAAGTCCACGGTGTTCAACATGCTGACCGGGGCCAGGCAGCATGTCGCCAACTATCCCGGGGTCACGGTCGAAAAGAAATCCGGTTTTTTCTCCGTGGACGATACCAAGATCGAACTGGTCGATCTGCCCGGAACCTACAGCTTGTCGTCCTATTCCCTGGAAGAACGCGTGGCCAGGGATTTTCTCATCCATGACCATCCCGTTTTGGCCGTCAACGTCATCGAGGCCCCCAACCTGCGGCGAAGCCTGTCCCTGACGTTCCAGCTCCTGGAACTGGAACTGCCCACCCTGGTGGTGCTCAATATGATGGACATGGCCGAGAAGCGGAACATGGTCATCGATCTGGACATGCTCTCGGAGCGGCTCGGGACGCCCGTGGTCACGGCCACGGCCAGAAAGGGCGTGGGCAGGGAGGAGGTGGGTCGGCGCATCAGGACCATGTCCGACGAGGCGCGGGCGCCCACGTTTCGGATCGATTACGGCCCGTTGGAAGAGGCCATATCCCGAATCGAGGAGCTTTTGCCGCGCGAGGCGTTTTTTTTCGTTCCCAGGCGCTGGCTGGCCATCAAACTTCTCGAAGAGGATGCCGGGGCGACGCGGATCGTGCGCGAGAACGCGGCCGACGCCGGGCCGATCCTGGAGACGGTCCAGGAACTGTCGGATGCGTTTCGCAAGGCCCACCGGGAGATTCCCGAGGCGTACATGGCCTATTGCCGCCATGCCCTGGCCGGAGAGGTGGTCAAGGCCTGCGTGCGCTCTCCCAAAGATTCCCGCTACGTCCTTTCGGACAAGATCGACGCCGTGGTCTGCAACAAATTCGCCGGACCGGTCATCCTGGTGGCTGTCATTTTTCTCTTGTACTACCTGTCCATCGACGTGGGGTATCGGCTGACCGTCCCCCTGGTGAACCAGCTCCTGGCCTTCAAGGCCTTTCTGGCCAGTCTTCTGCCTGACCCGGGGGTCATCGAGGATCCCCTTTTCCGCTCGCTTGGCATCTGGTTCATGGAGAGCATGATCGCGCTTTTGACCTATATCCCCATCTTTCTCATCCTGTTCGCGCTGATCGCCATGCTCGAAGACTCTGGCTACATGCCGCGCATGGCCTTTATCCTGGACAAGCTCTTTCGCAATTACGGGCTGCACGGCCAATCCACCCTGCCGTTGATCCTGGCCGGGGTGTATATGGGGGGGGGCGCCGTGCCCGGGGTCATGGCCACCAAGGGCATCCCCGACGAACGCGCCCGCATGGCCACCATCATGGTGGTTCCCATGATGAACTGCCTGGCCAAGATCCCGTTGTACGTGGTTTTGGTGGGGGCCTTTTTTCCCAATGAACGGGCCATGGTCATGTTTTTCATCTCCACGGTGACGCTTTTCATGGCCTTGCCCGTGGCCAAGGTCCTGACTCTTACCGTGTTGCGCAAACGTGAACGGGCACCGTTTATCATGGAGATGCCCGCGTACCACTTTCCCACGTTCAAGGTGGTTCTTGGGCGTTCCATCGAACGCACATGGCTTTACGTAAAAAAGATAGTGAGCATCGTGGCCGCGGTCTCGGTCATCGTGTTCGCCCTGTTGCAGTTTCCCGGTCTCGGCGAGGATCGCCTTGAGGCCTTTGATGCCAGATGGACCAAGGCGTTGGAGGATTTCCGGACCAAGATCGGCAAGGACAACGCGTATCAGGCGGTTCTGGCGGGCGAGAACCTCAACCGCTACGTTCTTTTCTCAGACGCCTACCGTCAGGCGTCCATGGGGGTGTCCGACCAGGCCGCCTCCGACCGGATGTCGGCCGAGTTCGCCGCCCGCGAGCCGAATTTCGCCCCGCTTTTGAAACCCGCCCCTGGCGACAAGGATGCCGCGTCCGTACGTACGGCCTTTCGGGCGTTGGACAACAATCGCAAAACCATCCGACGCGAGATGAAAAACGAGCAGATCAACGCCAGCTTTCTCGGCACCCTCGGGGAATGGCTCCTGCCTGTGACCAAATATGCCGGGTTCGATCTTCGGGTGAACATTTCCCTTTTGGCCGCATTCGCCGCCAAGGAGAGCACCGTGTCCACCTTGGGCGCGCTGTACACCGCTGGTGACGGCGAGAAGGACGCCTCCCTGGATCAACGGCTCAAGACGGAAATGACCAGTTATACCCCGCTGCACGCCCTGGCGCTGATGCTCTTCATGGCCCTTTATCCTCCTTGCCTGGCCACCACCATGATGGTCCAGATGCAGACGCGTTCCGGGAAATGGATGCTTTTTTCCATCGGATATCTCATGTTTTTGGGTATTACCGTATCGTCCCTGGTCTTTACCGGCGGCAGCATGCTTGGCCTGACCGGAACAGAGGCCATGTGGATTTTTTACGGAATCGCCATTTTGGTTACCATCGTCTTGGGCTTGTACAACCCTCAATCCAACCCGGCAAAAATTTTGAAGGAGAAACCGGCATGAAACACGTAAAAATTCTGGCAGTCGCAGCCGTCCTGACCCTTGTTCTGGCCGCCGGCCAGGCCTTGGCCCATACGGCCCTGTGCAATTGCTTCGACAACGGCGACGGTTCCGTCACCTGCGAGGGCGGTTTTTCGGATGGCTCCTCGGCCGCGGGCGTGGCCGTGACGGTCCTTGACGCCGGCGGAAAGGAACTGCTCAAGGGGACCATGGATCCCAACAGCCAGTACACCTTCAAAAAACCCGACGGCAAATACACCGTGAGGTTTTTCGCTGGCGAGGGACACGAGGTGCTGGTGCCCAGCGACAAGATCGTTCAGTAGCCTGGTGTCCCTTAAAAAATACGCCAGTATTTTGTAAGAATAAATTATTTTAGATTGTTCTTTTCGAAATTCGTGAGCTCGAATTTTGAGGACACACCGTAGTCACGCGCGTCCGTGCCGTGGAGACGCGGAGCGTCGCATCAATTTGAAAACGCCTTTCAAACTCAAACTCAAAAGGAGTTCGGGATGAAGCGACTGATCACCCTGCTTTGCGCCGCCTTCCTGGTGGCCATGGCCGTGCCCGCCTTTGCCCATTTCCAGATGCTGTACACCCCGGAAATGAACAAGATGGGCAAACTGGAATTCAAGCTCGTCTTTTGCCATCCGGCGGAATCCGGGCACGTCATGAAGATGGACAAGCCCGAACAATTTTTCGTGATCAACAAGGAGAAAAAGACCGACCTGCTCGGGACCATCAAGCCCATCAAATGGACCAGCGCCATGAACAGCGACGAGGGCTTCGAAACCACCTTCAGCGCCCGCGGCGGCGACTACATGTTCGTCCTGGTCCCGGCCCCGTATTTCGAAAAGGAAGAGGATTCCTACATCCAGCAGATCACCAAGGTCATCACCAACGGTGACGCCGTGCCCACAGATTGGGACAAGCCCGCCGGGCTCAAGACCGAATGGGTGCCCTATGACCGTCCGTACGCGCTGTATCCGGGCATGACCTTCCGGGCCGTGCTTCTGGGCGACGGCAAGCCCGTGCCCGACGCCGAGGTGGAAATCGAGTACATGAACTTCCCCCCGGACATGAAAAAGAACGCCTTCGCCAAGAAAGGCAACGTCGAGGCCCCCTCGGACCATTTCATCACCATGGTCCACAAGACCGACGCCAACGGCGTACTGACCTTCACCCCGCCCTTCGCCGGCTGGTGGGGCATTTGCGCCCTGGGCACCGGTCCGGACAAGAAGTTCAAGGACAAGGACCTGTCCCAGGACGCCCTGATCTGGATCCAGGCCGTCAATCCCAAAAAGTAACGCGTGTCGCCATCAGGGCCGGGGATCGTCGATTCCCGGCCCTGATGGCGGCTTTTTCCAATGACCGGCCCGAATTTTTAGGCCAAAGACGTCGAAATTGCAAACAAGCGTCACGCGAAGGCCATGTTTCCCATGCATTGTCCGCCCACGCGCGGGCCTAAGGCATGGCTTGGCTTCCGTCTCTGAAGGGGAAGAGCCTTCGGCATGCGTCCGACTCACTGTCCTGTGTCCCCCATGCCTCTTTTTCCACAAAGGAGAATCGTATGGAACAGCAGCAGGTCATGATGCTTACGGAAATGCTCAAACAGATGATGCGCGGCATTCTCGCCAAATCCAACGTCACCATTCATTGCCTGGCCGAGGAAACCGTCTGCCATGCGGATATGGCCGACCGGGCGGCCCACGAGTCCGACCGGAACATGATGCTCATCATGAGCCAACGTGATCGGATCATGCTCGAAGAAATCAGAAACGCCCTGGAGCGGGTGGAACTCGGCGAATACGGCATCTGCTTCGAATGCGGCGAAGACATCGGGCTAGCCCGGCTCATGGCCCAGCCCACGGCCACCTTGTGCGTGCACTGCAAGGCCGCCCTGGAGAACGAACGGATGCACGTTTCCAATCCGTATGGGGCCACGGAGTATCTTTTCGACAAGTAGTGCGGGCAGTGGCTTCGTACCGGTCGCCGCCCGGCGAGGAGACGTCGCCGGGTCGGATGACGGACGTCCTGGATCATTTCGCGCAGGCTGTCACGGGTCGCGCCTCGTGCGGCGTCCCTTGACAAATAGGGCTCCATTTTTTATAATATATCAAACAGGTTGACGTATTGTCCTCGTTGTTCAACTCCTGGAGTTCGAGGACGCGACACACGCTTTCACGAGGAAGGTTTTCCGTGCGGCAGCCAGCCGGACGGGCGCATCGCTCCTCCTTTCTTTTTGGGCGTCCCCACGGCGCCTTTCCGGGCCTTGCGGTTCGGGACGCGACGTCACGTCCCGTCAAGCCCCCCGGCGCCTCTCCCTCTGATCTGCGCGAATCGGGCCCTGAATACGGCGGAGGCCGGCTGGTCTGCGTCGCTTGCGGGCATTTTATCACCAGGCGGGAGTTCGCCGTCCGCGCAAAAGGCGCGCACCTCCATACGTTTTGCAATCCGCATGGCCTGGTTTTCGAAATAGCGCTTTTCAGCCAAGCCCCGGGATGCCTGGTCCTGGGGCCGCCCTGCCTGGAATTCACCTGGTTCCCGGGATATGCGTGGAGCGTCGCCTGTTGCGGCGGATGCGCCGGCCAATTGGGCTGGCGGTACGACTCCGTGTCCGACGAGGGTTTTTTCGGGATCGTGGCGGAACGGATCGTCACGGAAAAGGAGAACGGTGCGGGAATGTGAAACAATTGACCAAAGGGCTTTTCCCCCATATTGCAATAATGCTGAAAAAAGATATCATTGCGAGAAGTTGAGTCGTGCGCATCATGCAACGCGGGGGAAGGGAAGGTGGCATACCGAGCAGTTTTTTGTTTTTTTGTTTTCTCCTTTCTTGCCGGGGTATGGGGCTGCTCCGAGGATGTGTCCCGGGACGACGCATCCCGGGTCGCATCGGGAAAGACTCCCGTGGTGCAACCCGAGGAGGTGCATGGCGGAAAAGCCCTGGACGGCTCACGGCTCCCCCAGGGGCAACCATCCATCACAGCTCAAAACTCTTCCGCTCCCGATCCGAAATCGACATTTACCGACCCGCAATCCGGCCGCATGTTCTCCTTTGAGGCCGCGCCCGCGTCGCGTGTTGAGACCGAGGCCGGGGCGCTCCCGAACGGGTCGCCGCAGTCTTCCCTCAAATTGATCCTGGTCGTCGCGTCCGACTGGAACGCGACCCGGGGAGAACTGGCTCTGTTCAGTCGCGATACCCTCCAGGCCCCCTGGAAGCGTCTAGGCAAACCGTCTTCCTGCACGCTCGGTCGGAACGGCTTGG
Proteins encoded:
- the feoB gene encoding ferrous iron transport protein B, producing MKRKALVALAGQPNCGKSTVFNMLTGARQHVANYPGVTVEKKSGFFSVDDTKIELVDLPGTYSLSSYSLEERVARDFLIHDHPVLAVNVIEAPNLRRSLSLTFQLLELELPTLVVLNMMDMAEKRNMVIDLDMLSERLGTPVVTATARKGVGREEVGRRIRTMSDEARAPTFRIDYGPLEEAISRIEELLPREAFFFVPRRWLAIKLLEEDAGATRIVRENAADAGPILETVQELSDAFRKAHREIPEAYMAYCRHALAGEVVKACVRSPKDSRYVLSDKIDAVVCNKFAGPVILVAVIFLLYYLSIDVGYRLTVPLVNQLLAFKAFLASLLPDPGVIEDPLFRSLGIWFMESMIALLTYIPIFLILFALIAMLEDSGYMPRMAFILDKLFRNYGLHGQSTLPLILAGVYMGGGAVPGVMATKGIPDERARMATIMVVPMMNCLAKIPLYVVLVGAFFPNERAMVMFFISTVTLFMALPVAKVLTLTVLRKRERAPFIMEMPAYHFPTFKVVLGRSIERTWLYVKKIVSIVAAVSVIVFALLQFPGLGEDRLEAFDARWTKALEDFRTKIGKDNAYQAVLAGENLNRYVLFSDAYRQASMGVSDQAASDRMSAEFAAREPNFAPLLKPAPGDKDAASVRTAFRALDNNRKTIRREMKNEQINASFLGTLGEWLLPVTKYAGFDLRVNISLLAAFAAKESTVSTLGALYTAGDGEKDASLDQRLKTEMTSYTPLHALALMLFMALYPPCLATTMMVQMQTRSGKWMLFSIGYLMFLGITVSSLVFTGGSMLGLTGTEAMWIFYGIAILVTIVLGLYNPQSNPAKILKEKPA
- a CDS encoding DUF4198 domain-containing protein is translated as MKRLITLLCAAFLVAMAVPAFAHFQMLYTPEMNKMGKLEFKLVFCHPAESGHVMKMDKPEQFFVINKEKKTDLLGTIKPIKWTSAMNSDEGFETTFSARGGDYMFVLVPAPYFEKEEDSYIQQITKVITNGDAVPTDWDKPAGLKTEWVPYDRPYALYPGMTFRAVLLGDGKPVPDAEVEIEYMNFPPDMKKNAFAKKGNVEAPSDHFITMVHKTDANGVLTFTPPFAGWWGICALGTGPDKKFKDKDLSQDALIWIQAVNPKK
- a CDS encoding TraR/DksA C4-type zinc finger protein, whose product is MEQQQVMMLTEMLKQMMRGILAKSNVTIHCLAEETVCHADMADRAAHESDRNMMLIMSQRDRIMLEEIRNALERVELGEYGICFECGEDIGLARLMAQPTATLCVHCKAALENERMHVSNPYGATEYLFDK